A stretch of Streptococcus chenjunshii DNA encodes these proteins:
- a CDS encoding class I SAM-dependent methyltransferase, which yields MMVIHQYHSYWNHNTAYFSWISRHLSDTKQRVLDVGCGDGSLALYLAKQGHTVVGLDSFAPCILRAEESAKEQKNLRFYHSYFENFVADERFDAVVFVASLHHMDMSAAIQKAISLLKPNGQLLIVGLAKPATIMDWLIEAGRVIPVKLSRFKHHMLSSEAIGLPVLYDYPSMKAVRQLLKAELKGAKLKQGLYCRYLLSWRKNRD from the coding sequence ATGATGGTTATTCATCAATATCATTCTTACTGGAATCACAATACTGCCTATTTTTCTTGGATTAGCAGGCACCTGTCTGATACAAAGCAGCGGGTCTTAGATGTGGGCTGCGGTGATGGGAGTTTAGCCTTGTATCTAGCAAAGCAAGGGCATACGGTAGTTGGCCTTGATTCTTTTGCGCCTTGTATTCTGCGAGCGGAAGAAAGCGCCAAGGAGCAGAAAAATCTGCGCTTTTACCACAGTTATTTTGAAAATTTTGTAGCTGACGAAAGATTTGATGCTGTGGTATTTGTTGCTTCTCTGCATCATATGGATATGTCGGCAGCTATTCAAAAGGCGATTAGTTTGCTCAAGCCGAACGGTCAGCTTTTAATTGTTGGGCTGGCCAAACCAGCAACTATTATGGATTGGCTGATCGAAGCAGGCAGAGTTATTCCCGTCAAACTGAGCCGTTTCAAACATCATATGCTTAGCAGCGAAGCTATAGGCCTTCCAGTTCTCTATGACTACCCGAGTATGAAGGCGGTTCGGCAGCTGCTAAAGGCGGAACTGAAAGGAGCCAAATTAAAACAAGGCCTCTATTGCCGTTATCTGCTTAGCTGGCGAAAAAACAGAGACTGA
- a CDS encoding HXXEE domain-containing protein, with the protein MTLSLLAFLNIVLFMLHEFEEIIRVCPWIDKKGDDPKFAKEMFIAGKAHYLSSETLAALILEEFFLASLLLFAGIVLRLPELVLAITLDHTLHLFAHIAQAVAFRTWVPGSITAVLTMPVILMTIAVFIFSQSLNWTLLFLLTISIFAALLLNLRFLHSQAANVEQWLRSG; encoded by the coding sequence ATGACCTTATCTTTATTGGCCTTTCTTAATATTGTACTTTTTATGCTTCATGAATTTGAAGAGATTATCAGAGTTTGTCCTTGGATTGACAAGAAAGGTGATGACCCCAAATTTGCTAAGGAAATGTTTATTGCGGGAAAGGCACATTACCTTTCTTCGGAAACTTTAGCAGCTTTAATTTTAGAAGAGTTTTTTCTGGCTAGTCTGCTTTTATTTGCGGGGATTGTTCTTCGTCTGCCGGAATTAGTTTTGGCAATCACATTAGATCATACTTTGCATTTATTTGCACATATCGCTCAGGCTGTTGCTTTTCGTACTTGGGTGCCTGGCAGTATCACGGCTGTTTTAACCATGCCTGTAATTCTAATGACTATTGCTGTCTTTATTTTTTCTCAATCCCTTAATTGGACTCTTTTGTTTCTTTTGACAATCAGTATTTTTGCAGCTCTGCTGCTTAATTTGCGTTTCCTCCACAGCCAAGCTGCAAATGTTGAACAGTGGCTGCGTTCCGGATGA
- a CDS encoding CPBP family intramembrane glutamic endopeptidase produces the protein MEEGIFRGLFQKLFERRYSFITAAVFSALLFGLWHIVGPIRNFFDGEVNAAGMIVNAALLAAVSALVGFRYSLMAKLTDSLYMGMADHFFNNTIINMLHVWSVGGSDELLFIRIGAAQILSFSLVLICYLANKHRKTS, from the coding sequence ATGGAAGAAGGCATTTTTCGCGGTCTCTTTCAAAAACTGTTTGAAAGACGGTACAGTTTTATCACTGCTGCTGTTTTCTCCGCTCTTCTTTTTGGTTTGTGGCATATTGTTGGCCCAATACGAAATTTTTTTGATGGTGAGGTCAATGCAGCGGGGATGATAGTTAATGCGGCACTGCTGGCAGCTGTTTCCGCTCTTGTCGGTTTTAGATATTCTTTGATGGCTAAGCTGACTGACAGTCTCTATATGGGGATGGCCGATCATTTTTTTAATAATACTATCATCAATATGCTTCATGTATGGTCAGTAGGCGGCAGCGATGAACTTTTGTTTATCAGGATTGGAGCCGCTCAGATTTTGTCTTTTAGTCTTGTTTTAATCTGCTATCTGGCTAATAAACATAGAAAAACAAGCTAA
- a CDS encoding sulfite exporter TauE/SafE family protein translates to MANQFILRMIQLLLVSLIIWVVYLILRNARRHRVRLTDKFFTGFGIGLVTDLLDTLGIGTFATTTTLFKATQLVKDDRQIPATMTTAHVIPVLVEALCFITIVQVELTTLICMAAAAFSGAFFGARLTKNWNTQKVQLILGILLIIAAFFMVYRMLTNPGADIANNIRGLSGIKLLIGVVFDFIIGMLMSMGLGNYAPELIFFSLMGISPAVALPVMMLNAAMIMIAGSKQFIESGRVHWPGVLGITIGGVIGVLIAAFFLTSLDIDKLKILVVFIALYTGLLLLRSGLIRAK, encoded by the coding sequence ATGGCAAATCAATTTATTCTTCGCATGATTCAGCTGCTGCTGGTCAGTTTAATTATTTGGGTGGTTTACCTGATTCTCCGGAATGCCCGCAGACATCGTGTCCGCTTAACCGATAAATTTTTTACCGGCTTTGGAATCGGTCTTGTTACTGATTTACTGGACACACTGGGAATTGGAACCTTTGCTACGACAACGACTCTTTTTAAGGCTACGCAGCTGGTTAAAGACGATCGGCAAATCCCAGCGACTATGACTACAGCTCATGTCATTCCTGTTTTGGTTGAGGCCCTGTGTTTTATCACCATTGTTCAGGTGGAGCTGACCACTTTAATCTGTATGGCTGCTGCGGCCTTTTCGGGGGCTTTTTTTGGAGCCCGGCTGACCAAGAACTGGAACACCCAGAAAGTACAGCTGATTTTAGGCATTCTGCTGATTATCGCAGCGTTTTTCATGGTTTATCGCATGCTGACCAACCCCGGGGCAGATATCGCCAATAATATTCGCGGACTCTCAGGCATCAAATTGCTTATCGGCGTTGTTTTTGACTTTATCATCGGCATGCTGATGAGCATGGGACTGGGAAATTATGCGCCCGAGCTGATTTTCTTCTCGCTGATGGGAATCAGCCCAGCTGTCGCCCTTCCGGTTATGATGCTCAATGCAGCCATGATTATGATTGCTGGCTCCAAACAATTTATTGAATCTGGCAGAGTACACTGGCCCGGAGTCTTAGGTATTACCATTGGCGGTGTTATCGGTGTTTTAATCGCAGCGTTTTTCTTGACCAGTCTGGATATCGATAAGCTTAAAATTTTAGTTGTTTTTATTGCTCTTTATACAGGGCTGCTGCTGCTACGTTCTGGTCTTATCCGCGCCAAATAA
- a CDS encoding MmcQ/YjbR family DNA-binding protein: MSLESEFFRKKRLIVKNLLPFGFVKEGRSYRYRKRFMDDSFEAQIVIDAEGDIHGRVLDTDTDDDYPALRADQQAGSFASRVRAAYTEILEDLASHCYEDLPFVTEQANRLAHYIENKYGDSYDHPFAKYPDFTAYRNPLNRKWYGLIMTVTRNKLDLGREQRQQAELDEEIEIINLKTEAADMKDLLTLSGIYPSYHMNKKSWVSIVFDEQVSDSLLFTLIDKSRELTGRGNLGRSDGPDFWLIPANPKYYDIDAELAAHKVIHWTQKASIKKGDYVGIYITAPVRSLRYLCRVLEADIPNDSHPDRPELKKLMRIELLTRFPDSLFASPVLKEYGVTNIRGARRMTKELVDKVKKTLSD; this comes from the coding sequence ATGTCTTTAGAGTCAGAATTTTTCAGGAAAAAACGCCTTATCGTTAAAAATCTCCTGCCTTTTGGCTTTGTCAAGGAAGGCAGGAGCTATCGCTATCGGAAACGCTTTATGGATGACAGTTTTGAAGCACAGATAGTCATAGATGCTGAAGGGGATATCCATGGCCGTGTACTTGATACAGATACGGATGATGATTATCCAGCCTTGCGGGCAGACCAGCAGGCAGGCTCTTTTGCCAGCCGGGTTCGGGCTGCTTATACGGAAATCTTAGAAGATTTGGCGTCTCATTGCTATGAAGATTTACCCTTTGTGACAGAACAGGCTAACCGACTGGCTCACTATATTGAAAATAAGTATGGCGATTCATACGATCACCCGTTTGCTAAGTATCCTGATTTCACCGCCTACCGCAATCCTTTGAACCGAAAATGGTACGGTCTGATTATGACTGTTACCCGCAATAAGCTGGATTTGGGCAGAGAACAGCGGCAGCAGGCAGAGCTGGACGAGGAAATCGAAATCATCAATTTGAAAACGGAAGCTGCTGATATGAAGGATCTGTTGACTCTTTCGGGAATCTATCCTTCTTATCATATGAATAAAAAATCTTGGGTTTCCATTGTTTTCGATGAACAGGTATCCGACAGCCTGCTTTTTACCTTAATAGATAAAAGCCGAGAGCTAACAGGCCGAGGAAATCTAGGCCGTTCTGACGGACCCGATTTTTGGCTGATTCCTGCCAACCCTAAATACTACGATATTGATGCTGAACTGGCGGCCCATAAAGTGATTCATTGGACTCAAAAAGCATCGATAAAAAAAGGTGACTATGTTGGTATTTACATCACAGCACCTGTACGCTCTCTTCGCTATCTCTGCCGGGTTTTAGAGGCTGACATCCCTAACGACAGCCATCCTGACCGCCCTGAACTCAAGAAACTTATGCGAATTGAACTGCTGACCCGTTTTCCGGACAGTCTTTTTGCCAGTCCGGTCTTGAAAGAATACGGTGTCACTAATATTCGCGGGGCACGGCGGATGACTAAAGAGCTGGTGGATAAGGTGAAAAAGACCCTTAGCGATTAG
- the asnA gene encoding aspartate--ammonia ligase codes for MKKSFIHQQEEISFVKNTFTQYLIDKLDVVEVQGPILSRVGDGMQDNLSGIENPVSVHVLKIPDATFEVVHSLAKWKRHTLARFGFNEGEGLVVNMKALRPDEESLDSIHSVYVDQWDWEKVIPDGRRNLAYLKETVETIYKVIRLTELAVEARYDIDSVLPKKITFIHSEELVERYPDLTPKERENEITKEYGAVFLIGIGGILADGQPHDGRAPDYDDWTSETEHGYKGLNGDILVWNEELGSAFELSSMGIRVDEDALKRQVVITGDEDRLELDWHKTLLRGFFPLTIGGGIGQSRMAMFLLRKKHIGEVQTSVWPQEVRDTYDNIL; via the coding sequence ATGAAAAAAAGTTTTATTCATCAGCAGGAGGAGATTTCTTTTGTTAAAAATACGTTTACGCAATATTTGATTGACAAACTTGATGTAGTTGAGGTGCAGGGGCCTATATTAAGCCGGGTCGGCGATGGAATGCAGGATAATTTGTCCGGTATTGAAAATCCTGTCTCCGTTCATGTGCTTAAGATTCCGGATGCTACTTTTGAAGTTGTACATTCTCTGGCTAAGTGGAAACGCCATACTTTAGCACGTTTTGGTTTTAATGAAGGAGAAGGACTTGTTGTTAACATGAAGGCACTTCGTCCCGATGAAGAGTCTTTGGATTCTATCCACTCTGTTTATGTTGATCAGTGGGACTGGGAAAAGGTGATTCCGGATGGCCGCAGGAACTTAGCCTATCTGAAAGAGACTGTCGAGACTATTTATAAAGTTATCCGTCTGACAGAATTGGCTGTCGAAGCCCGTTATGATATTGATTCCGTCCTGCCTAAGAAAATTACTTTTATTCACTCTGAAGAGCTGGTTGAGCGTTATCCGGATTTGACGCCAAAAGAGCGGGAAAATGAGATCACTAAAGAGTACGGCGCTGTTTTTTTAATCGGTATTGGCGGTATTTTAGCGGATGGGCAGCCTCATGACGGACGTGCTCCGGACTATGACGACTGGACCAGTGAGACTGAACATGGCTACAAGGGGCTCAATGGGGATATTTTAGTTTGGAATGAAGAACTGGGCTCTGCTTTTGAGCTTTCTTCAATGGGTATCCGTGTGGATGAAGATGCGCTTAAACGTCAGGTTGTGATTACAGGAGATGAGGATCGGTTGGAGCTCGACTGGCATAAAACACTTCTGCGCGGGTTCTTCCCATTGACGATTGGCGGCGGTATCGGACAGTCGCGTATGGCTATGTTTCTGCTGCGCAAAAAACATATCGGTGAGGTGCAGACTTCTGTCTGGCCGCAGGAAGTCCGCGATACTTATGACAATATTTTGTGA
- a CDS encoding ATP-binding protein yields MKNAIKNFISLFLILVFLILFLKNSVLIMFSGSGLGLMIAKELMQTHGGEIYLQFPPAPPYRTQFILTFPLSD; encoded by the coding sequence ATGAAAAATGCAATTAAAAATTTCATCAGTTTGTTTTTAATCCTTGTTTTTCTCATTTTATTTTTAAAAAACTCTGTTCTAATAATGTTTTCCGGTTCTGGTTTAGGTTTGATGATTGCTAAAGAGCTGATGCAGACACACGGCGGAGAGATTTACTTGCAGTTTCCGCCTGCTCCTCCCTACAGAACACAGTTTATTTTAACCTTTCCGCTTTCGGACTGA
- a CDS encoding GNAT family N-acetyltransferase, which translates to MSFMIRPMLPEEYPLLEEFLYQAIFVPEGFPAPDRKIIRLPELQLYIKDFGKAPHDQAMVAEAEGQVVGAAWVRIMADYGHIDDETPSLSVSLLPAYRGKGIGKVLLETFLASLKKGGCCKVSLSVQKANPAVHLYRQLGFHVFKQNQEDFVMVCRL; encoded by the coding sequence ATGTCATTTATGATTCGCCCCATGCTCCCAGAAGAGTATCCGCTTTTAGAGGAGTTTCTTTATCAGGCTATTTTTGTGCCGGAAGGTTTTCCGGCACCCGACAGGAAGATTATTCGACTGCCGGAGCTGCAGCTCTATATCAAAGATTTTGGCAAAGCACCGCATGATCAGGCAATGGTAGCAGAAGCAGAGGGGCAGGTTGTAGGTGCTGCTTGGGTACGGATAATGGCCGATTATGGTCATATTGATGATGAGACACCGTCACTGTCGGTTTCGCTGCTGCCTGCTTATCGCGGTAAGGGCATAGGAAAGGTCTTACTGGAGACTTTTCTGGCCAGTCTCAAAAAAGGAGGCTGCTGCAAAGTGTCCTTGTCTGTTCAAAAAGCTAATCCAGCCGTTCATCTTTACCGTCAGCTGGGGTTTCATGTTTTTAAGCAAAATCAGGAGGATTTTGTCATGGTTTGCCGGCTGTAA